One genomic segment of Clostridium estertheticum subsp. estertheticum includes these proteins:
- a CDS encoding SH3 domain-containing protein, producing the protein MKKRLALATILLTLASSHSVFADSGVINASSLNLRQKPSLSSSILSFIPINTKISTLGKSGNFYKVTYKGKTGYVDSSYVKLVQATKVVPIKVASTTQIGVGSTKVWYLNVRKTATTGNNIIGSINPSNNISLYGTQNGYYKIKYNNTWGYIAKSYVSTSATSAVVKIPVASSTLASTTKTGVGSTKVWYLNVRKTAATGNNIIGSINPTNNISLYGTQNGYYKIKYNNTWGYIAKSYVTTSATPAVVTIPVVSSTTKTGVGSTKVWCLNVRKTPATGNNIIGMINPTNNINLYGTQNGYYKIKYNNTWGYIDKSYVITSKVTTPVVSTASQKKSIIANANKLIGIPYIWGGTTTSGFDCSGLVQYIYKSIGVNLPRTTYQQVGEGSAVSINNLEVGDLVFFIGNAHVGIYVGNNKFIESQKSGTLVHIENLSGYWRTSFVTGRRIF; encoded by the coding sequence ATGAAAAAAAGATTAGCGTTAGCAACAATTTTATTGACTCTAGCAAGTTCTCATAGTGTATTTGCTGATAGTGGTGTAATAAATGCAAGTTCATTAAACTTGAGACAGAAACCATCACTTTCATCCTCAATTTTATCTTTTATCCCCATAAATACGAAGATAAGCACTTTGGGTAAAAGTGGTAATTTTTATAAAGTAACCTATAAAGGGAAAACTGGCTATGTAGATAGCTCATATGTAAAACTAGTACAAGCTACTAAGGTGGTACCAATTAAAGTAGCTAGTACAACCCAAATAGGGGTAGGCAGTACTAAAGTATGGTATTTAAACGTACGTAAAACAGCGACTACAGGGAATAATATTATTGGTTCAATTAATCCAAGCAATAATATAAGTTTATATGGAACTCAAAATGGTTATTATAAAATTAAATATAATAACACATGGGGATACATTGCCAAATCATACGTAAGTACGTCTGCAACTTCAGCAGTGGTTAAAATACCGGTGGCATCTAGTACATTAGCTAGTACAACCAAAACTGGGGTAGGCAGTACAAAAGTATGGTATTTAAATGTACGTAAAACAGCAGCTACAGGGAATAATATTATTGGTTCAATTAATCCAACTAATAATATAAGTTTATATGGAACCCAAAATGGTTATTATAAAATTAAATATAATAACACGTGGGGATACATTGCCAAATCATACGTAACTACGTCTGCAACTCCAGCAGTTGTTACAATACCGGTGGTATCTAGTACAACCAAAACAGGGGTAGGCAGTACTAAGGTATGGTGCTTAAATGTACGTAAAACACCAGCTACAGGGAATAATATTATTGGTATGATTAATCCAACAAATAATATAAATTTATATGGAACTCAAAATGGTTATTATAAAATCAAATATAATAACACCTGGGGATACATTGACAAATCATACGTAATTACTTCAAAAGTTACAACACCAGTAGTAAGTACAGCTTCTCAAAAAAAATCTATCATAGCAAATGCAAATAAATTAATTGGAATACCTTATATATGGGGTGGTACAACAACTAGTGGTTTTGATTGTTCAGGGCTTGTACAGTATATTTATAAGAGTATCGGTGTTAATTTACCTAGAACAACTTATCAGCAAGTAGGAGAAGGTAGTGCTGTTAGCATAAATAATCTCGAAGTAGGAGACTTAGTTTTTTTTATAGGTAATGCGCATGTAGGAATATATGTTGGAAATAACAAATTTATAGAATCTCAAAAAAGTGGTACACTTGTACATATAGAAAACCTAAGTGGTTATTGGAGAACGTCGTTTGTAACAGGAAGAAGAATATTTTAA
- a CDS encoding HRDC domain-containing protein: MGFLSDLFNIESSQFKTISKPTAIKEFSTENGNLKVLNELLLRLNSNNKRQLVNKEIIAIKMGLKGESTVDFELRNCTFPFLYLHDIRIEYDDLVVQIDYLVITKKYICVMETKQLLGDVNINKDGEFIRAYKSKSGYENKTGMYSPIEQNKKHVNLIKKILKDVFDADKVPVKSIVVMANPAAIIRKTYASKEIQNQIIRAEKLSDYFLTLNNDLPYTVLKEATAFKIANYLKEKHTPINIDYQGKFGLLEKDFIAESNSTKENIKKELKILDSKVRLPEELIVQKIDIVPELSESDKQMTEDLKVYRNQKAKEEGYKGFQYHCVFSASTIGNIVEIKPQTIEQLFQVRGLAQLKINKYGNDILKITRKKIDNDPHLIKEMKSAPIIENKEDELRNKLKQFRSEISAKESIRPYLVFSNQQMEEVLNAKPITKDQLSHVSGFGEIKVEKYADGIVNIFK; the protein is encoded by the coding sequence ATGGGATTTCTTTCGGATTTATTCAATATTGAAAGCTCACAATTTAAAACAATTTCAAAGCCAACAGCTATTAAAGAGTTTTCAACGGAAAATGGTAATTTAAAAGTATTAAATGAATTGTTATTAAGATTAAATAGTAATAACAAAAGACAATTAGTAAATAAAGAGATAATTGCAATTAAGATGGGGTTGAAAGGTGAAAGCACCGTCGATTTCGAACTTAGAAATTGTACATTTCCTTTTTTGTATTTACATGATATAAGAATTGAATATGATGATTTAGTTGTTCAAATTGATTACTTGGTAATAACAAAAAAGTATATTTGTGTAATGGAAACAAAGCAGCTTCTTGGTGATGTAAATATAAATAAAGATGGAGAATTTATTAGAGCATACAAAAGTAAGAGCGGTTATGAAAATAAAACTGGTATGTATAGCCCAATTGAGCAGAACAAGAAGCATGTTAATTTAATTAAAAAAATTCTTAAGGATGTTTTTGATGCTGATAAGGTACCAGTAAAATCAATTGTTGTAATGGCCAATCCAGCAGCAATTATAAGGAAAACGTATGCCTCAAAAGAAATACAAAATCAAATAATTAGAGCCGAGAAATTATCTGATTATTTTTTGACCCTAAATAATGACTTACCTTATACTGTTTTAAAAGAAGCGACTGCATTTAAAATTGCTAATTATTTAAAAGAAAAGCACACACCTATAAATATTGATTATCAAGGTAAGTTTGGCTTATTAGAAAAAGATTTTATTGCAGAGTCCAACTCAACTAAAGAAAATATTAAGAAAGAGCTAAAAATCTTGGATAGCAAAGTTAGGCTGCCAGAAGAATTAATAGTTCAGAAAATAGATATTGTTCCTGAATTAAGTGAAAGTGATAAACAGATGACAGAAGATTTAAAAGTATATAGGAATCAAAAGGCTAAAGAAGAGGGTTATAAGGGCTTTCAATATCATTGTGTATTTTCTGCAAGTACAATAGGTAATATAGTAGAAATCAAACCACAAACTATTGAGCAGTTGTTTCAAGTTAGAGGGTTAGCTCAGTTGAAGATTAATAAATATGGTAATGATATTTTAAAGATTACAAGAAAAAAAATTGATAATGACCCACATTTAATTAAAGAAATGAAAAGTGCCCCAATTATTGAAAATAAGGAAGATGAATTAAGAAATAAATTAAAACAATTCAGATCTGAAATTTCAGCGAAAGAAAGTATAAGACCTTATCTTGTATTTAGTAATCAACAAATGGAAGAAGTATTGAATGCTAAACCTATAACCAAAGATCAACTTTCTCATGTAAGTGGGTTTGGTGAAATAAAAGTTGAAAAATATGCTGATGGAATTGTTAATATATTTAAATAG